The region CAGATGAAATTGTAGGATATGCCCCAGTCAATACACGTGAGGAGACGATTCAAGCCATTGATGTTGCTCACGACGTGTTTACGACCTGGAGAGAGTCGGACATGGATGACCGCATCGCACGCATGAGACGGGCCATCGAGAAGCTGAAGGATGAAACACCGAACATCGCTAAACTTCTGTCACGTGAGCATGGAAAACCCCTTTATGATTCAGAAGGAGAAGTCGCGGTTTCTCTCATGTGGATGGAGTATGCATGTAACCACGCCAAAGAAGTTCTTAAGAACGAGGTTGAGGAACGTGAAGACGGTAAAACGATTATCTCCAGGGATGCTATTGGGGTTGTATCGGCTATCACACCTTGGAATTATCCACTGTCACTATCGACGATTAAGATTGCCCCAGCTCTTTTAGCAGGTAATACGATGGTGATAAAGCCCAGTCCGTTGGCCCCGCTTGCGGTAAGTAAAGTGGTGGAAATCATCGCTGACGAGTATCCGCCAGGCGTACTAAACCTCGTGCACGGTGAAAAGGATGTCGGCGTAGAGCTGACCTCCAACCCGAAAGTGGCAAAAATCGCGTTCACTGGTGGTACAGAAACAGCGAAGCATATTATGAAGGCTGCGGCAGACACGATTAAACAAATGACATTAGAATTAGGGGGGAACGATGCAGCGATCATCTTAAAAGATTTTGATGTGAATGACGATAAAGCGATGCGTCGGATCGTCATCTCCAATTTTCTAACGGCAGGGCAAATCTGCATGATTGCCAAAAGAGTCTACGTGCATGAGTCTATTTATGAATCCTTCGTGGAGAAATATATTGAAGCGGCCAATAAATGGATTAAAGTGGGCGATCCTTTTGACGAACGTGTGACCGTCGGAACGGTTAATAACAAAAAACAAATTGAATTCGTCCAAAACTTAGTGGATGATGCGGAAAGTAAAGGGGCCAAGGTGATTAAATTAGGAGAGATTTTAGACCAAGATCTCTTCGAACAAGGTTACTTTATGCAGCCTACCGTCGTCCTAGGGGCCGACTATAGGGACCCGATTGTGGTAGAAGAACAATTCGGTCCAACCGTTCCTATTCTGCCATTCAAGGATGATGAACATGCCATCGAGTTGGCTAACGACAGTATTTACGGATTAACGAGCTCTGTTTGGGGAGATGAAGCACACGCGATAGAAGTGGCAAAACATATACAAGCTGGAACGACAATGATCAACACGGCTGCTGTTCAAGGCTTAGACGTCCGTTATCCATTCGGAGGGGTGAAACAGTCTGGTGTGGGACGTGAGTATGGCAATGAAGGCTTACTGGCCTATACGGATACACATGTCATTAATATTCCTAATGATCCTGACTTGCCTTATATCCCAGAATAACAACAACCGCAATGTTTCACACTCCCGCATATGATCACTCCCTGTATATCATGCAGGGAGTTTTCTTTTACATGTGATCAAAATGAAGTGATTCGTACTCACTAATAAAGTGATTCCTACTGACAAGCAGCGCTTCTCCATGTATCCTATATAATGAAGGAGCGTATGAATCATGACGAAAACGACAACATTTCAACCGATTACCCCTTCCCATGACCCTTGGGAGGCCTATCAAGACATAAAAATGTATGGAGAAAACCGCCTGACGAACGTAGAATTAACGACGACCACCCTATGTAATATGCGCTGTGAGCATTGTGCTGTCGGTTATACCCTGCAATCGAAGGACCCTGATCCTTTGCCTTTATCTCTGATCCTTAAAAGGCTGGATGAAGTAGAGGACCTGAAGACGTTAAGTATCACGGGCGGAGAACCCATGCTGTCCATGAAGTCAGTAAAAGCGTATGTGGTTCCACTGCTTCGTTATGCTCACGAACGAGGGGTACGAACACAGATTAACTCAAACCTGACCCTACCGTTAAAACGCTATGAGATGATAACACCTTACCTCGATGTCCTACATATATCTCATAATTATGGCAGTGTGGAGGATTTCGTAGAGATAGGGTTTGCCATGATGGATACGCAACCCACGCGGGCACAAAGAGAGGCATACTTTTATCAAATGGTTGAGAACAGCCAAGCGCTTACAGCTGAAGGGGTTATCGTCTCAGCGGAAACGATGATCAATAAGCGAACGTTGCCCCACTTAGAACGCATCCATGATCAGATAGTGGAGATGGGGTGTCAGCGGCATGAGGTGCATCCTATGTATCCAAGTGATTTTGCTAGTGCATTGGAGGTGGCGAGTCTCCCAGATATCCGTTCAGGCATTCATCGCCTCCTAGACCATAAGCGGGAGGATATATGGATGTTATTTGGCACGTTACCTTTCTATGCGTGTAATCAGAACGAGGAAGATTTAGCCTTACTCCAACGACTGAATCAAACCGAAAATGTAACGGTGCGTAATGATCCTGACGGACGTTCGAGAGTGAATATGAATATCTTTGACGGTACGATTAATGTGACGGACTTTGCAGACGCGCCTCCACTAGGGAACATCCAAGACACACCACTCCAAAAGGCGTATACCACGTGGCGTGAGAGTGAGTTGAATCGTTCTATTGACTGTCATTGTTCACAGGTGAACTGCCTAGGGCCTAACCTATTGGTCAAAGAGGCCTATTATAAAGATGTTGATTTTAGACAACGTCAAGCACAGATTGCATTTGATCGTTAAGATATAGATATGGTCAATACGTTTTGGTCCGGCAGGTCGTATGTCAAGTAAAAGTATGGAAACAAACGTCCTTTCGAAGAAAAGACAGCACAGAGAGCACCTTATGTTGTTCTCTCGTGTTGTTTTTTTTAATCCATACTAACTTTAAAAAATTGGAAGTTTTTCATGGGCTAAGTGTGAGGTGTGACTCATAGATATCTAAGGAAGGAGGTGATCGTCATGAAAATATGGGTGGCTGTTTTAGCCGTTTTAGGTGGTATCGCAGGTCTGATAAGTGGTTTCTTTGTCTCGGTGAGTGGCGAAGTCTTTGGAGAGGAGGCAATGAGTAGCAGCGGGACCAGTGTTTTTTGGTTATCTGTTCTCTCTATTTTCTTAGGATTTTTGGCGTGGAAATTTAAGAAAACAGCAGGAACAGGCCTTATACTCATTTCCCTTTACGGATTCTATGCTAACGGGCTCTTTTTCACGCTTGCTTTCATATTCCTCCTTATCGCTGGCATCCTTTCGTTTAATATTAAGACTGACACCGCAGGAGCCAGTGAACCTCATGCTCAAGTGGTTGAGCAAGGAGAAAAGCAGTAGGGATAAACAGTAGGGAAGTGGACAGAACAGGATGTAAAAGCAGACTCGTCGCTAATGTGAGTCTGCTTTTTGCGCTTTCACGGCCCTGTGTACATTTTGTTCATGCTGACATGCCGAATCAGCCTCAAGCCTCTATGGGGTGTCAACGCCAACAGAGTGATTAGAGCACCTCGTTATTTATATATACAAAAGTCTATCGCGATGAGTATAATATAGGTAAATACTTTTAACAGATGTGTCTCCTAAGGGAATCTTAAGGGGATATCGTTGGACATCTATCTCTAAAGAACACCCATTAAATATCATCTACGTTTTGAGCGCTCACATAAATGTTGTTGGCGCTCTTTTTTTGTAAGCACAATTTAAAACGTCATTGAACGAGCTTAAGAAAGGAGGTGTAGATGCATGATCAAGTAAAAGAAGTGGATTGATGTATCGTTGGGTAAAAAGTGTTTTGAAGACATTTTACAATAATTCATTGAAAAAGGAGTGTAAGTGATGGAAGCCAATGTCTTGACAGTGCCAAGTTTTAATATTGTTGGATTAAAAATTGAAGCCAATTTAAAAGAAATAGATGAAGAGGGCCTAGGAAAAGAAACATATAGTCACCTGTTGTCTCGGTCAGATGAATTCGGGTCTAATAAAAGTGAGCATGTCATCCTATTGCAGGAATACCCAATGAAGCCTGACTTTAATCCGTTGGTTGATGCTTTTACTCAAATCATAGGTTATCAAGTAGAGGACGTCCAAGGGGTGCCAACGGGTATGGTTCATCGCCATATTCCTGAAAGAAAGTATGTCACGGTCACTCATAAAGGGATGGAGTCGGAACTCGAGAAAACGTATGACTATCTATATACACAATGGTTTCGAGAGACAGGGCATGTCCCTGCTGGCTATGACTTTGAAATATGGGACGAGAGATACCAGCCGGAGAAACCCACTAATGAGATTGACGTGTATGTGGCGATCAAATAAAATATCCCTAGTAGGGCATAGTCCTTACTAGGGATCATTTATTTAGATCATTTTGCTTTTGGAGAAATACTTCCCTATCGTTAGTCTTTAATCAATCCGATTGGTCACCTTCTTCATACTATCTAAATTGAGTTGTCGTCCGTGTACATCTGTAGAACGGTCATTGTGGACGGTACCGTAAACATTGTTCACATAGTACCCTGTCGTTTTAGCAATTTCAATGATGCTATGTGGCCACGTTCCCGCCCAAGCATACCCGGTTCTTCTTTCTTCTTCAATCTCACTAATGTCATACTTGATCACCCCGTCTCTTCCAGAGAAGATAGGGTTGTTTGTCCCAATTTCATAAAAGCGATACCATACGGTTGACCCTGGATGGTGTATGAAGTAGGGTTCAACACGGTTATCGAAACGTGTATCATCAATACGGACGCTATCGAAGTACTGAATGGCACTCTCCACAGCACGTTGAATGTCTTCTGTTTGGTCTGGTCTGGCCATAAGCCAGCGGATGACCGGAATAGACTCATCTGCACTGATAGACGGGTGCTCATAACTTCTCCCGTGTCTAGGTTCATAAGTGACCGGATCATGCTGTTGACCCCACCCCGTCAAAACACCATCAACTTCAATTTGGGCTGTTAAAATGTAATCTAAAGCTAAATCCACCGCTTCTTCTAATTCGGTAATGAAAGCATCACTGATGAGGTCAGTACTTTGAAAGGCTCCTTCTCGTTGAATGACTTCATCGTAGAACTCTAAAACGTTCGTCATAGCCGCATCATTAAACGTGACATAATCGGAGTAACCTCCACGACTCGGATAGACTTGGGCAAACCCACCAGTAGGGTATTGTAGCTTGTCGATAAATTCAAATCCTTTTTCAACACTTTCTTTGAAACGAGGGTCGCCTGTCATCACGTATGCTTCGGCCACTGTGCGTATTTCATTAATCGTAGCATCGTTGTCAATTGTTCCTAATTCTTGGCCATTATGAACCCACTCTGAACGAGGCTCTTCCCCATCCCATGGTCGTGTATAGATATGAGGGAAGTTCTTCGTCCAACCCCCATGCTCTAGTTGCCAGGTTAAAAGGTTCTCTGCTGCATCGACGGTACTTTGGTCATATTCAATCTCTGTTTTTTCCTCTTCTACCCCGTACTGAGCATTGTCATCCAACATCTCAGCAATGTCATATACGATTACCGTCAGCCCTAGTCTATTCACACCGATGCTGGCTTCCTTTATGGTAAAATCTCTTAATCCGGGGTTTAATCTGTTCCATGGTCCTGAGGCAAACGTCACCCTGATATCTTGAGGAGAGACATCTTCAAAATAACTGTTTAACGTCACCGCAATCGTCTGTGGACCAAGGGCATCTACGCTGGCAATACTCACCGAGTCCGTTTCCTGCTGTAAGAAAGCGGATAGGTCAGAAGCTTCTTCGTGCGTTAACGGCTTGTTTGGTCTATCGGTTGTTTTAAAATAATCTTTTGCTTCATCTATGGCGTTCAAATCTAGAACGTCCTTTAAAATCAGCGCTGCTTCTTCCATCGTCACAGATTTCTCGGGTTGGATCTGTTCACGGTCAAGCTGTGAGAGATAACCCGCTTGGTGGGCTGCTTGGATCACAAACGAGTACCATGCGTCTTCAGGAATGTTCCACTCTGATAGAAAAGGTTTTTCACTGACACCCTGATACGCCCCATCATTTGTAAAGTCGAAAAGACGGTTAATCAAGGCAAAAAACTCAATTCTTTTAATCGGTTCGTGAGGGTTAAAAGAAACCGATTCTAAGATAAATCCTTCCTCTTGCCATTTCTGAAACAGGGGTTCCTGTAACCGGTCGGAGATATCAGTGACATCATACTCGGCTACACCATCATCTTCTTCCACGATGCCTTCAATCACTTGAAGATGATCCAGATTCGGTCCTCCCTCAGGACCCACGCCAGTAAATCTCACAGTGTTGGTCCCTTCATCTAGATGAGCGACAGTAGAGGCAGAGTCCCACTGGTTCCATGCGCCTGTGGGGAGGAATGCTAAGTCCTCTTCGACTACCTCACCATTCACGCTAATGTCTCCCGGGCGATTAGCACCTCCTCCGTGTGCATAGCGAATGACCAGTGTATACATGCCCTCATTTTCAATGGTCACGTCCCATTCTGCAAAGCCTCCGGGCACATTCGGCGTAAATTGAATGTAGTGGTCACCGATAAAGCCCTGATGGTCATTGTTTAAAATGTAACCCTCGCCCCATGCCTCATCTGCGTGATAAATTCCATCCTCCGCACTGACAGTGACAGCGAACAGAATAGCAAACATGACAAAGATGGTCGTGGTTAAGGTGTGACGTTTTATTGTTGATCCCATGCAAATCCCCTCCCTGTATCGTTTTCAATTTAACTGTATCAAGAGGCGTTTTACATTTGTTGCCACATTGGAGGAAAGCGTTTACAATTTTTGAGATAATGTATTCTGTTTGCGGTAGGTAGAAGGGGACATCCCTTCACATTTCCTAAACACACGGCTGAAGTGGACATTGTTTTTAAACCCCACTAGTCTAGCGATGTCCGTCATTTTTGCGTTCGTTTCCATTAACAAACGCTGGGCCTGATGAATGCGCACCGTATTGATATAAGCCACAATATTACAACCGGTGACCTGTCTGAACAAACGACTGATATACTGTTCATTGAGATGAAAGTGTTGGGACAGATGTGAGAGCGAGAGATTTTGACTATAGTATTCATTAATATACTGTATGATCTCAGCAATCATGGCCGAGCGATGGGGAAAGGATACATTAAATGGGGAGGAACCCGTGCTTGGATGACCGTTTTGCTGCTCTAATATACGCTGACATTCAACAAGGAGTTGTACAAGTAACGAGCGAATGTAAACTTGGACATAAGCGTCATGCACCACATACTCTTCTTTTAACCTTTCCATGATTTGAGTAATGAGCGCTCGTCGCTTGGCGGGGATGTAAAAAATGTTCGGTCCCGACTCAAACAATGGATACAGGAGAGATTGATCCTCGTCTTGCAATAGTGACTCACGGAAATTGATCACAATCCTCTTATGTCTGGGCGTATCCTTCGTGACGGTTTTGTGTACCACGTTCTTGTTAATTAACACCATATGGTTGGCATGTACCGTATATTGCTTGCCATCGATGAGGTACAGTCGCTTGCCTTCTAATAGATAATACATTTCATAATCATCATGAAGGTGAAACCGTTGCATACCTACTTTAGAAGCATCGTGGGTATTGTAATGAATATAGAAGGAA is a window of Caldalkalibacillus salinus DNA encoding:
- a CDS encoding aldehyde dehydrogenase family protein, producing the protein MSEQPIVIDAIINGEKHKAQEQSPRENPTHPDEIVGYAPVNTREETIQAIDVAHDVFTTWRESDMDDRIARMRRAIEKLKDETPNIAKLLSREHGKPLYDSEGEVAVSLMWMEYACNHAKEVLKNEVEEREDGKTIISRDAIGVVSAITPWNYPLSLSTIKIAPALLAGNTMVIKPSPLAPLAVSKVVEIIADEYPPGVLNLVHGEKDVGVELTSNPKVAKIAFTGGTETAKHIMKAAADTIKQMTLELGGNDAAIILKDFDVNDDKAMRRIVISNFLTAGQICMIAKRVYVHESIYESFVEKYIEAANKWIKVGDPFDERVTVGTVNNKKQIEFVQNLVDDAESKGAKVIKLGEILDQDLFEQGYFMQPTVVLGADYRDPIVVEEQFGPTVPILPFKDDEHAIELANDSIYGLTSSVWGDEAHAIEVAKHIQAGTTMINTAAVQGLDVRYPFGGVKQSGVGREYGNEGLLAYTDTHVINIPNDPDLPYIPE
- the yfkAB gene encoding radical SAM/CxCxxxxC motif protein YfkAB; the encoded protein is MTKTTTFQPITPSHDPWEAYQDIKMYGENRLTNVELTTTTLCNMRCEHCAVGYTLQSKDPDPLPLSLILKRLDEVEDLKTLSITGGEPMLSMKSVKAYVVPLLRYAHERGVRTQINSNLTLPLKRYEMITPYLDVLHISHNYGSVEDFVEIGFAMMDTQPTRAQREAYFYQMVENSQALTAEGVIVSAETMINKRTLPHLERIHDQIVEMGCQRHEVHPMYPSDFASALEVASLPDIRSGIHRLLDHKREDIWMLFGTLPFYACNQNEEDLALLQRLNQTENVTVRNDPDGRSRVNMNIFDGTINVTDFADAPPLGNIQDTPLQKAYTTWRESELNRSIDCHCSQVNCLGPNLLVKEAYYKDVDFRQRQAQIAFDR
- a CDS encoding GyrI-like domain-containing protein, yielding MEANVLTVPSFNIVGLKIEANLKEIDEEGLGKETYSHLLSRSDEFGSNKSEHVILLQEYPMKPDFNPLVDAFTQIIGYQVEDVQGVPTGMVHRHIPERKYVTVTHKGMESELEKTYDYLYTQWFRETGHVPAGYDFEIWDERYQPEKPTNEIDVYVAIK
- the pelA gene encoding pectate lyase, which encodes MGSTIKRHTLTTTIFVMFAILFAVTVSAEDGIYHADEAWGEGYILNNDHQGFIGDHYIQFTPNVPGGFAEWDVTIENEGMYTLVIRYAHGGGANRPGDISVNGEVVEEDLAFLPTGAWNQWDSASTVAHLDEGTNTVRFTGVGPEGGPNLDHLQVIEGIVEEDDGVAEYDVTDISDRLQEPLFQKWQEEGFILESVSFNPHEPIKRIEFFALINRLFDFTNDGAYQGVSEKPFLSEWNIPEDAWYSFVIQAAHQAGYLSQLDREQIQPEKSVTMEEAALILKDVLDLNAIDEAKDYFKTTDRPNKPLTHEEASDLSAFLQQETDSVSIASVDALGPQTIAVTLNSYFEDVSPQDIRVTFASGPWNRLNPGLRDFTIKEASIGVNRLGLTVIVYDIAEMLDDNAQYGVEEEKTEIEYDQSTVDAAENLLTWQLEHGGWTKNFPHIYTRPWDGEEPRSEWVHNGQELGTIDNDATINEIRTVAEAYVMTGDPRFKESVEKGFEFIDKLQYPTGGFAQVYPSRGGYSDYVTFNDAAMTNVLEFYDEVIQREGAFQSTDLISDAFITELEEAVDLALDYILTAQIEVDGVLTGWGQQHDPVTYEPRHGRSYEHPSISADESIPVIRWLMARPDQTEDIQRAVESAIQYFDSVRIDDTRFDNRVEPYFIHHPGSTVWYRFYEIGTNNPIFSGRDGVIKYDISEIEEERRTGYAWAGTWPHSIIEIAKTTGYYVNNVYGTVHNDRSTDVHGRQLNLDSMKKVTNRID
- a CDS encoding helix-turn-helix domain-containing protein produces the protein MLQQVDISQRSRSFYIHYNTHDASKVGMQRFHLHDDYEMYYLLEGKRLYLIDGKQYTVHANHMVLINKNVVHKTVTKDTPRHKRIVINFRESLLQDEDQSLLYPLFESGPNIFYIPAKRRALITQIMERLKEEYVVHDAYVQVYIRSLLVQLLVECQRILEQQNGHPSTGSSPFNVSFPHRSAMIAEIIQYINEYYSQNLSLSHLSQHFHLNEQYISRLFRQVTGCNIVAYINTVRIHQAQRLLMETNAKMTDIARLVGFKNNVHFSRVFRKCEGMSPSTYRKQNTLSQKL